In the genome of Phlebotomus papatasi isolate M1 chromosome 2, Ppap_2.1, whole genome shotgun sequence, one region contains:
- the LOC129800725 gene encoding epsin-1 isoform X6: protein MKRQKDDMQVNVAGIRRNIKNLAHNYSDAQVKVREATSNDPWGPSATLMAEIADLTYNVVAYSEIMAMIWKRLNDHGKNWRHVYKALILLEYLIKTGTEKVAQQCKENVFAIQTLREFQYLEEGKDQGLHVREKAKLLVSLLKDDERLKNERTKALKAKERFAQHASGFGSDGSIDGPTHRGEGAGWHDPSDPRPANANDIEFVRPQTVGEEELQLQLAMAMSREEAEQEEAKRRSDDVRLQLALSQSEQDFKSQKDGGAVGGASASAPKQQQSHLMDLLDISLGATSISSPPGPADPWAMPQPPSTRPPAALPGDPWSRTSSPPVDPWSPVAGAAAPPPKPDGWLSRNESPSVASGSSNEGWLNNPQPTATSNGNLSSSDPWSAKKAPVSDPWGANGGGQEKMPPPADPWQTHRDTSNSNSDLATSVDPWSPAHNKVPPMGARPSPVGAITSPSSDLDEFDVITNRTKSATNGTNNNNSSLLEEMDPLSSSNSKPPLKTPQSFLGENSSLVNLDNLIKLPVPNTAMSHNNPYNPFSDVVGGAPQKNAFQQNQPVPSINQLKQSPFPISISQDPWTPVSNSTNNSQQQTMGAWTLK from the exons a TGAAAAGGCAAAAGGACGATATGCAAGTGAACGTGGCGGGTATCAGGAGGAATATCAAAAATTTAGCGCACAATTATTCAGATGCTCag GTAAAAGTGCGAGAGGCAACCTCAAATGACCCATGGGGTCCCTCGGCGACTCTCATGGCAGAAATTGCCGATTTGACATACAATGTTGTGGCCTATTCTGAGATCATGGCGATGATCTGGAAGCGCCTCAATGATCATGGAAAAAACTGGCGTCATGTGTACAAAGCTTTAATCCTACTGGAGTATTTAATCAAAACGGGCACTGAGAAGGTGGCTCAGCAGTGCAAAGAGAATGTCTTTGCCATTCAGACTCTGCGAGAGTTTCAGTATTTGGAGGAGGGCAAGGATCAGGGACTTCATGTGCGTGAAAAGGCCAAGCTCCTGGTGTCCCTGCTCAAGGATGACGAACGCCTGAAGAATGAACGCACGAAGGCGCTCAAGGCAAAAGAGAGATTTGCCCAGCATGCAAGTGGGTTTGGGAGTGATGGGTCTATTGATGGTCCGACACATCGAGGAGAGGGTGCCGGATGGCATGATCCATCCGATCCGCGTCCAGCAAATGCGAATGACATTGAGTTTGTGAGGCCGCAGACGGTGGGTGAGGAGGAACTGCAGCTGCAGCTGGCGATGGCCATGTCGCGAGAGGAGGCCGAACAGGAGGAGGCTAAGCGACGCAGCGACGATGTCAGGCTCCAATTGGCGCTTAGTCAGAGCGAACAGGATTTCAA GTCACAGAAGGATGGTGGAGCCGTTGGAGGAGCTTCGGCTTCTGCACCTAAACAGCAACAGAGCCATCTGATGGACTTGCTGGATATTTCACTGGGCGCTACTAGTATCTCAAGTCCTCCTGGACCTGCTGATCCTTGGGCTATGCCCCAACCCCCCTCCACACGTCCCCCAGCCGCTCTCCCTGGTGATCCGTGGTCCAGAACCTCCTCCCCTCCCGTTGACCCATGGTCTCCTGTGGCTGGAGCTGCAGCTCCTCCCCCGAAGCCCGACGGCTGGCTGTCGCGCAATGAATCACCATCCGTGGCCTCTGGATCCTCCAACGAAGGCTGGCTCAATAATCCACAGCCAACAGCAACATCCAATGGCAATCTGTCCAGCAGTGATCCATGGAGTGCCAAGAAGGCACCTGTAAGTGATCCCTGGGGTGCAAATGGTGGTGGACAGGAGAAAATGCCACCTCCAGCTGATCCATGGCAGACGCACAGAGACACTTCCAATTCCAACAGCGATCTAGCCACCAGCGTCGATCCATGGTCACCGGCTCACAATAAAGTACCCCCAATGGGTGCTAGACCGAGTCCTGTGGGCGCCATCACATCACCATCATCCGATCTGGATGAATTCGATGTCATCACAAATCGCACCAAGAGCGCCACAAATGGCACCAACAACAACAACT CGTCTCTTCTGGAGGAAATGGATCCACTTTCATCGTCAAACAGCAAACCCCCACTGAAGACGCCGCAATCGTTCTTAGGTGAAAATTCGTCGTTAGTGAATTTGGATAATTTAATCAAACTACCAGTGCCCAACACAGCAATGAGTCACAATAATCCCTACAATCCCTTCAGCGATGTCGTCGGAGGGGCGCCTCAGAAGAATGCTTTTCAGCAAAATCAACCG GTTCCGTCCATAAATCAGTTAAAACAGTCTCCGTTTCCAATTTCAATAAGTCAAGACCCTTGGACACCTGTTAGCAACTCCACTAACAATTCACAGCAA CAAACAATGGGAGCTTGGACACTAAAATAA
- the LOC129800725 gene encoding epsin-1 isoform X8 gives MKRQKDDMQVNVAGIRRNIKNLAHNYSDAQVKVREATSNDPWGPSATLMAEIADLTYNVVAYSEIMAMIWKRLNDHGKNWRHVYKALILLEYLIKTGTEKVAQQCKENVFAIQTLREFQYLEEGKDQGLHVREKAKLLVSLLKDDERLKNERTKALKAKERFAQHASGFGSDGSIDGPTHRGEGAGWHDPSDPRPANANDIEFVRPQTVGEEELQLQLAMAMSREEAEQEEAKRRSDDVRLQLALSQSEQDFKSQKDGGAVGGASASAPKQQQSHLMDLLDISLGATSISSPPGPADPWAMPQPPSTRPPAALPGDPWSRTSSPPVDPWSPVAGAAAPPPKPDGWLSRNESPSVASGSSNEGWLNNPQPTATSNGNLSSSDPWSAKKAPVSDPWGANGGGQEKMPPPADPWQTHRDTSNSNSDLATSVDPWSPAHNKVPPMGARPSPVGAITSPSSDLDEFDVITNRTKSATNGTNNNNSSLLEEMDPLSSSNSKPPLKTPQSFLGENSSLVNLDNLIKLPVPNTAMSHNNPYNPFSDVVGGAPQKNAFQQNQPQTMGAWTLK, from the exons a TGAAAAGGCAAAAGGACGATATGCAAGTGAACGTGGCGGGTATCAGGAGGAATATCAAAAATTTAGCGCACAATTATTCAGATGCTCag GTAAAAGTGCGAGAGGCAACCTCAAATGACCCATGGGGTCCCTCGGCGACTCTCATGGCAGAAATTGCCGATTTGACATACAATGTTGTGGCCTATTCTGAGATCATGGCGATGATCTGGAAGCGCCTCAATGATCATGGAAAAAACTGGCGTCATGTGTACAAAGCTTTAATCCTACTGGAGTATTTAATCAAAACGGGCACTGAGAAGGTGGCTCAGCAGTGCAAAGAGAATGTCTTTGCCATTCAGACTCTGCGAGAGTTTCAGTATTTGGAGGAGGGCAAGGATCAGGGACTTCATGTGCGTGAAAAGGCCAAGCTCCTGGTGTCCCTGCTCAAGGATGACGAACGCCTGAAGAATGAACGCACGAAGGCGCTCAAGGCAAAAGAGAGATTTGCCCAGCATGCAAGTGGGTTTGGGAGTGATGGGTCTATTGATGGTCCGACACATCGAGGAGAGGGTGCCGGATGGCATGATCCATCCGATCCGCGTCCAGCAAATGCGAATGACATTGAGTTTGTGAGGCCGCAGACGGTGGGTGAGGAGGAACTGCAGCTGCAGCTGGCGATGGCCATGTCGCGAGAGGAGGCCGAACAGGAGGAGGCTAAGCGACGCAGCGACGATGTCAGGCTCCAATTGGCGCTTAGTCAGAGCGAACAGGATTTCAA GTCACAGAAGGATGGTGGAGCCGTTGGAGGAGCTTCGGCTTCTGCACCTAAACAGCAACAGAGCCATCTGATGGACTTGCTGGATATTTCACTGGGCGCTACTAGTATCTCAAGTCCTCCTGGACCTGCTGATCCTTGGGCTATGCCCCAACCCCCCTCCACACGTCCCCCAGCCGCTCTCCCTGGTGATCCGTGGTCCAGAACCTCCTCCCCTCCCGTTGACCCATGGTCTCCTGTGGCTGGAGCTGCAGCTCCTCCCCCGAAGCCCGACGGCTGGCTGTCGCGCAATGAATCACCATCCGTGGCCTCTGGATCCTCCAACGAAGGCTGGCTCAATAATCCACAGCCAACAGCAACATCCAATGGCAATCTGTCCAGCAGTGATCCATGGAGTGCCAAGAAGGCACCTGTAAGTGATCCCTGGGGTGCAAATGGTGGTGGACAGGAGAAAATGCCACCTCCAGCTGATCCATGGCAGACGCACAGAGACACTTCCAATTCCAACAGCGATCTAGCCACCAGCGTCGATCCATGGTCACCGGCTCACAATAAAGTACCCCCAATGGGTGCTAGACCGAGTCCTGTGGGCGCCATCACATCACCATCATCCGATCTGGATGAATTCGATGTCATCACAAATCGCACCAAGAGCGCCACAAATGGCACCAACAACAACAACT CGTCTCTTCTGGAGGAAATGGATCCACTTTCATCGTCAAACAGCAAACCCCCACTGAAGACGCCGCAATCGTTCTTAGGTGAAAATTCGTCGTTAGTGAATTTGGATAATTTAATCAAACTACCAGTGCCCAACACAGCAATGAGTCACAATAATCCCTACAATCCCTTCAGCGATGTCGTCGGAGGGGCGCCTCAGAAGAATGCTTTTCAGCAAAATCAACCG CAAACAATGGGAGCTTGGACACTAAAATAA
- the LOC129800725 gene encoding epsin-1 isoform X2 has translation MKRQKDDMQVNVAGIRRNIKNLAHNYSDAQVKVREATSNDPWGPSATLMAEIADLTYNVVAYSEIMAMIWKRLNDHGKNWRHVYKALILLEYLIKTGTEKVAQQCKENVFAIQTLREFQYLEEGKDQGLHVREKAKLLVSLLKDDERLKNERTKALKAKERFAQHASGFGSDGSIDGPTHRGEGAGWHDPSDPRPANANDIEFVRPQTVGEEELQLQLAMAMSREEAEQEEAKRRSDDVRLQLALSQSEQDFKSQKDGGAVGGASASAPKQQQSHLMDLLDISLGATSISSPPGPADPWAMPQPPSTRPPAALPGDPWSRTSSPPVDPWSPVAGAAAPPPKPDGWLSRNESPSVASGSSNEGWLNNPQPTATSNGNLSSSDPWSAKKAPVSDPWGANGGGQEKMPPPADPWQTHRDTSNSNSDLATSVDPWSPAHNKVPPMGARPSPVGAITSPSSDLDEFDVITNRTKSATNGTNNNNSSLLEEMDPLSSSNSKPPLKTPQSFLGENSSLVNLDNLIKLPVPNTAMSHNNPYNPFSDVVGGAPQKNAFQQNQPVPSINQLKQSPFPISISQDPWTPVSNSTNNSQQFGNPFNDDEFLQLRNQPEKSAISNNNCYNFYEKFTNDGPIENEDSDQDNFYFSSTRCKKFNNNIENYFSNNNMPWRSNETTTSSNPFLS, from the exons A TGAAAAGGCAAAAGGACGATATGCAAGTGAACGTGGCGGGTATCAGGAGGAATATCAAAAATTTAGCGCACAATTATTCAGATGCTCag GTAAAAGTGCGAGAGGCAACCTCAAATGACCCATGGGGTCCCTCGGCGACTCTCATGGCAGAAATTGCCGATTTGACATACAATGTTGTGGCCTATTCTGAGATCATGGCGATGATCTGGAAGCGCCTCAATGATCATGGAAAAAACTGGCGTCATGTGTACAAAGCTTTAATCCTACTGGAGTATTTAATCAAAACGGGCACTGAGAAGGTGGCTCAGCAGTGCAAAGAGAATGTCTTTGCCATTCAGACTCTGCGAGAGTTTCAGTATTTGGAGGAGGGCAAGGATCAGGGACTTCATGTGCGTGAAAAGGCCAAGCTCCTGGTGTCCCTGCTCAAGGATGACGAACGCCTGAAGAATGAACGCACGAAGGCGCTCAAGGCAAAAGAGAGATTTGCCCAGCATGCAAGTGGGTTTGGGAGTGATGGGTCTATTGATGGTCCGACACATCGAGGAGAGGGTGCCGGATGGCATGATCCATCCGATCCGCGTCCAGCAAATGCGAATGACATTGAGTTTGTGAGGCCGCAGACGGTGGGTGAGGAGGAACTGCAGCTGCAGCTGGCGATGGCCATGTCGCGAGAGGAGGCCGAACAGGAGGAGGCTAAGCGACGCAGCGACGATGTCAGGCTCCAATTGGCGCTTAGTCAGAGCGAACAGGATTTCAA GTCACAGAAGGATGGTGGAGCCGTTGGAGGAGCTTCGGCTTCTGCACCTAAACAGCAACAGAGCCATCTGATGGACTTGCTGGATATTTCACTGGGCGCTACTAGTATCTCAAGTCCTCCTGGACCTGCTGATCCTTGGGCTATGCCCCAACCCCCCTCCACACGTCCCCCAGCCGCTCTCCCTGGTGATCCGTGGTCCAGAACCTCCTCCCCTCCCGTTGACCCATGGTCTCCTGTGGCTGGAGCTGCAGCTCCTCCCCCGAAGCCCGACGGCTGGCTGTCGCGCAATGAATCACCATCCGTGGCCTCTGGATCCTCCAACGAAGGCTGGCTCAATAATCCACAGCCAACAGCAACATCCAATGGCAATCTGTCCAGCAGTGATCCATGGAGTGCCAAGAAGGCACCTGTAAGTGATCCCTGGGGTGCAAATGGTGGTGGACAGGAGAAAATGCCACCTCCAGCTGATCCATGGCAGACGCACAGAGACACTTCCAATTCCAACAGCGATCTAGCCACCAGCGTCGATCCATGGTCACCGGCTCACAATAAAGTACCCCCAATGGGTGCTAGACCGAGTCCTGTGGGCGCCATCACATCACCATCATCCGATCTGGATGAATTCGATGTCATCACAAATCGCACCAAGAGCGCCACAAATGGCACCAACAACAACAACT CGTCTCTTCTGGAGGAAATGGATCCACTTTCATCGTCAAACAGCAAACCCCCACTGAAGACGCCGCAATCGTTCTTAGGTGAAAATTCGTCGTTAGTGAATTTGGATAATTTAATCAAACTACCAGTGCCCAACACAGCAATGAGTCACAATAATCCCTACAATCCCTTCAGCGATGTCGTCGGAGGGGCGCCTCAGAAGAATGCTTTTCAGCAAAATCAACCG GTTCCGTCCATAAATCAGTTAAAACAGTCTCCGTTTCCAATTTCAATAAGTCAAGACCCTTGGACACCTGTTAGCAACTCCACTAACAATTCACAGCAA TTTGGCAATCCATTCAATGATGATGAATTTCTTCAACTGAGAAATCAGCCAGAAAAATCAGCGATTAGCAACAACAATTGCTATAATTTCTATGAAAAGTTCACAAATGATGGTCCAATTGAGAATGAGGACAGCGATCAGGATAATTTCTACTTTAGTAGCACTAGATGcaagaaattcaataataaCATTGAGAATTATTTTTCT aacAACAATATGCCATGGAGGAGCAATGAGACGACAACATCTTCAAATCCCTTCTTGTcgtaa